The following are encoded in a window of Glandiceps talaboti chromosome 5, keGlaTala1.1, whole genome shotgun sequence genomic DNA:
- the LOC144435160 gene encoding ADP-ribosylation factor-like protein 6-interacting protein 1, which produces MAAEMDNVPENQQKDEEIERLEKSLHSWRYVLVQADKVLTWEKKPYPYILAAGVTIKFLIICLLQPSILTSIALTIMALCLVDYLVPAVSSKYLQTNEWTPDQERQFQHVCIELVNDKRCIQDVVNSAKKLRQEKPKHYFMVVMSVLSVVAFIGNAIPNLLLMYFLVLFLVLLPGLKHHGILAKYYALVLEKINKLIKRKKKEE; this is translated from the exons ATGGCGGCAGAAATGGATAACGTTCCTGAAAATCAACAAAAG GATGAAGAGATTGAACGATTGGAGAAGTCACTCCACAGCTGGAGATATGTGTTGGTTCAGGCAGACAAAGTGTTAACATGGGAAAAGAAACCATATCCATATATATTGGCTGCGGGTGTGACCATCAAGTTCTT GATCATATGCCTACTGCAACCATCTATCCTGACTTCCATAGCATTGACCATTATGGCATTGTGTTTGGTAGACTATCTTGTTCCTGCTGTCAGCAGCAAATACTTGCAGACTAATGAATG GACCCCAGATCAGGAGCGTCAGTTCCAACACGTATGTATTGAACTGGTCAATGACAAACGATGTATTCAGGACGTCGTTAACTCTGCCAAGAAATTACGACAAGAGAAACCAAAGCATTACTTCATGGTAGTCATGTCTGTTCTAAGTGTTGTAGCATTCATTGGTAACGCCATTCCAAATTTGTTACTGATGTACTTTCTTG TGCTCTTCCTAGTCTTACTGCCAGGATTGAAACACCATGGAATACTGGCTAAATACTATGCTCTAGTCCTTGAGAAGATAAATAAACTGATCAAACGCAAAAAGAAGGAAGAATAG